A genomic region of Desulfosarcina ovata subsp. ovata contains the following coding sequences:
- a CDS encoding methyltransferase domain-containing protein: MKKWVADKLICPQCLDAEIALNLTVREADAEDVLDGEMTCPQCGSIYPIQQGIAVLLPEKTRIILNDHRGYNAPGMLSAYLWSHFGDLLKDPDATQAYQVWSAGFTPTAGDALDVGCAVGRLSFDLAATHDHVIGLDTSIAFIRKAREILTRKEISFDLIVEGHITEPRTHRFNESHDFSRVDFIVADALALPFRTRAFATTAAINLLEKVPDPLKHLTEINRVLRDRSAMFLFSDPFSWDETVSPPERWLSGNGNAQYSARGIDTMRRIFAGEFGVFDPPLGIADDGNVAWKIRKTENLWEHITSQYLVGRRE, from the coding sequence ATGAAAAAATGGGTGGCCGACAAACTGATTTGTCCACAGTGTCTGGACGCCGAAATCGCATTGAACCTGACCGTTCGCGAAGCAGATGCGGAGGATGTCTTGGACGGCGAAATGACATGTCCCCAATGCGGGAGTATTTATCCGATCCAGCAGGGAATTGCCGTGCTTCTGCCGGAGAAAACGCGCATTATTTTAAACGACCATCGGGGCTATAACGCCCCCGGCATGCTCTCGGCCTACCTGTGGAGCCACTTTGGAGATCTGCTCAAGGACCCCGACGCCACGCAGGCTTACCAAGTTTGGTCGGCCGGCTTTACCCCCACTGCCGGGGATGCCCTGGATGTCGGGTGTGCCGTGGGACGGCTCTCATTCGATCTGGCTGCAACCCACGATCATGTGATCGGCCTGGACACATCCATCGCTTTTATCCGCAAGGCCCGTGAGATTCTCACCCGAAAAGAGATTTCATTCGACCTGATCGTGGAAGGCCATATCACCGAACCGCGAACCCACCGTTTCAATGAAAGCCATGATTTCAGCCGCGTCGATTTTATCGTGGCCGACGCCCTGGCCCTGCCCTTTCGGACGCGCGCCTTTGCCACCACGGCAGCCATCAACCTGCTCGAAAAAGTGCCTGACCCCTTGAAGCATCTCACGGAAATCAACCGCGTGTTACGAGACCGTTCCGCCATGTTTCTGTTCTCGGATCCCTTCTCCTGGGATGAGACGGTCTCCCCACCCGAGCGCTGGCTCAGCGGCAACGGCAACGCCCAGTACAGCGCCCGCGGTATTGACACCATGCGGCGCATATTCGCCGGAGAATTCGGCGTATTCGATCCGCCTTTAGGCATCGCCGACGACGGCAATGTGGCTTGGAAAATCCGTAAAACCGAGAACCTGTGGGAGCACATTACGTCGCAGTATCTGGTGGGGCGACGCGAGTAA